From Rudanella lutea DSM 19387, a single genomic window includes:
- a CDS encoding glutamine amidotransferase-related protein encodes MKIAILDMYDNHANEGMRCIQQIIRLVEGQMRVPLHFDVFNVRAGKTPDQVHLPGLHYDAYISTGGPGSPLPLNEAWEEPYFALIDELFTWNRTQEPKKPLFLICHSFQLVARHLGLGTISKRRSTSFGIFPMHRTDDGYAEPFFSGLPEPFFAVDSRDYQLTEPNLERFDEIGAQILCLEKIRPHVDLPRAVMAVRFGPEIFGTQFHPEADGEGMLRYFMTDEKRDQIVSVHGQAKYDEMVAYLQDPDKIELTESVILPGFLRHAIQTQRQSTFEY; translated from the coding sequence ATGAAAATCGCTATCCTTGATATGTATGACAACCATGCCAACGAGGGCATGCGTTGTATTCAGCAGATTATCCGCCTGGTGGAAGGCCAAATGCGGGTGCCGCTTCACTTCGATGTGTTCAATGTTCGGGCGGGTAAAACGCCCGATCAGGTGCATCTGCCCGGTCTCCACTACGACGCGTACATTTCGACCGGGGGGCCGGGCAGCCCGCTCCCGCTCAACGAAGCCTGGGAGGAGCCGTACTTTGCCCTGATCGACGAGTTGTTTACGTGGAACCGGACACAGGAGCCCAAAAAGCCTTTGTTTCTGATCTGCCACTCGTTTCAGTTGGTTGCCCGGCACCTGGGCCTCGGTACCATCAGCAAGCGCCGGTCGACCTCGTTCGGTATTTTTCCGATGCACCGCACCGACGACGGCTACGCCGAACCATTTTTCAGCGGCCTACCCGAACCATTTTTTGCTGTCGACTCGCGCGATTACCAGCTCACCGAGCCTAATCTGGAGCGATTCGACGAAATCGGTGCACAGATTCTGTGTCTGGAAAAAATCCGACCCCACGTCGATTTGCCCCGGGCCGTGATGGCAGTGCGTTTCGGACCCGAAATTTTTGGTACGCAGTTTCACCCCGAAGCCGACGGCGAGGGGATGCTCCGCTACTTCATGACCGACGAAAAACGCGACCAGATTGTGTCGGTACATGGACAGGCCAAGTACGACGAAATGGTGGCTTACTTACAAGATCCAGACAAAATTGAGCTAACCGAATCGGTAATACTGCCGGGTTTCCTGCGTCATGCCATCCAGACCCAGCGCCAGTCGACATTCGAGTATTAG
- a CDS encoding carboxylate-amine ligase → MHVFTLGIEEEFQTIDPVTRELRSHMSKLVEGGKIVLQERVKAEMHQAVVEVGTNICHNIHEARQEVTYLRREIIELADKQNLNVAAAGTHPFSDWQAQLITPNERYDQLIEEMRDVARSNLIFGLHVHVGISSRNEGIQIMNAVRYFLPHIYALSTNSPFWRGRNTGFKSYRSKVFDKFPRTGIPDFFSSAAEYDEYIALLVKTGCIDNGKKIWWDIRLHPFFDTIEFRICDVPMRVDETVCLAAIMQALVAKISKLHRQNLNFRPYRRILISENKWRAARYGIEGKLIDFGKQEEVPTHSLIHELLDFIDDVMDELGSRQECEYVLKMLEMGTGADRQLAVFNQTGDLKQVVDYIVAETSFGVR, encoded by the coding sequence AGGAAGAATTCCAGACCATTGACCCCGTAACCCGCGAGCTTCGGTCGCACATGTCGAAGCTGGTCGAAGGAGGCAAAATCGTGCTTCAGGAGCGCGTAAAGGCCGAAATGCACCAGGCTGTGGTGGAGGTAGGCACCAATATTTGCCACAACATTCACGAAGCCCGGCAGGAAGTGACCTACCTCCGGCGCGAGATTATCGAACTGGCCGACAAGCAGAACCTGAACGTGGCAGCCGCCGGTACGCACCCCTTCTCCGACTGGCAGGCGCAACTCATCACCCCCAACGAGCGCTACGATCAGCTGATTGAAGAAATGCGCGACGTGGCCCGGTCGAACCTGATTTTCGGCCTGCACGTACACGTGGGCATCAGCAGCCGTAACGAAGGCATTCAGATCATGAACGCCGTGCGCTACTTTTTGCCCCATATCTACGCCCTGTCGACCAATTCGCCGTTCTGGCGCGGGCGCAACACCGGTTTTAAGTCGTACCGCTCCAAGGTATTCGACAAGTTTCCGCGCACGGGTATCCCCGATTTTTTCTCGTCGGCGGCCGAGTACGACGAGTACATTGCTCTGCTGGTGAAAACGGGCTGTATCGACAACGGCAAGAAAATCTGGTGGGACATCCGGTTGCACCCGTTTTTCGACACCATCGAGTTCCGAATTTGTGACGTGCCTATGCGCGTCGACGAAACGGTTTGTCTGGCTGCTATCATGCAGGCACTGGTCGCTAAAATATCTAAACTGCACCGGCAAAACCTCAATTTCAGACCTTACCGGCGCATTTTAATCAGCGAAAACAAATGGCGGGCCGCCCGGTACGGCATTGAAGGCAAACTCATCGACTTTGGCAAGCAGGAAGAAGTACCGACGCACAGCCTGATCCATGAATTGCTCGATTTTATCGACGATGTGATGGATGAACTGGGTAGCCGGCAGGAGTGCGAATACGTGCTTAAGATGCTCGAAATGGGTACCGGCGCCGACCGACAACTGGCGGTTTTCAACCAAACCGGCGACCTCAAACAGGTTGTGGATTACATCGTTGCGGAAACTTCCTTCGGCGTGAGGTAG